One part of the Pyruvatibacter sp. genome encodes these proteins:
- a CDS encoding sulfotransferase, with protein MHPLTGSNFKTFARVLSQSGALPASSWAEVAGLMAAVVGRTPLSLIERGYTRARLATSGEMPPPVFIVGHWRSGTTHLYNLMVQDDFGFVPPVATGLPWDMLLLGRALKPVIDRALPETRYIDNIPVKPDSPQEDEIALANMSPLSFYHGIYFPRAFDHHLKRGLFFEGCTEDEVAEWQETFTYFLRKLWLQQGRKRLLIKNPVYTSRVAMLHKLYPDALFIHIQRNPYEVFESMRNFYAKLFKQLALQPYGHVHIDEVVLSVYERIMGLIDTEWPSIPASQRVDVAYADLDRAPIAELERIYTSLGLPGFDAVRPRFEAYLRSVSGFRKNKFDYSDTSAKLVEARLGVYLQRGQYTRPGLNAE; from the coding sequence ATGCATCCGCTCACCGGTAGTAATTTCAAAACGTTCGCGCGGGTGCTGTCACAAAGTGGTGCGCTACCTGCGTCGTCGTGGGCAGAGGTTGCGGGGCTGATGGCGGCAGTTGTCGGGCGCACGCCGTTGTCGCTGATTGAACGCGGATATACGCGGGCACGGCTTGCGACGTCCGGTGAGATGCCACCGCCGGTTTTCATTGTCGGCCACTGGCGCAGCGGCACCACGCATTTGTATAATCTGATGGTGCAGGATGATTTTGGTTTTGTACCGCCGGTGGCCACAGGCCTGCCGTGGGACATGCTGCTGCTGGGCCGTGCGCTCAAGCCGGTGATTGACCGAGCGCTGCCTGAGACCCGGTACATTGACAATATTCCCGTCAAGCCGGATTCGCCGCAGGAAGACGAGATTGCGCTGGCCAACATGTCGCCGCTGTCTTTTTATCACGGCATTTATTTTCCGCGTGCTTTTGACCATCATCTCAAACGCGGCCTGTTTTTTGAGGGGTGTACGGAGGATGAGGTTGCCGAGTGGCAGGAAACATTCACGTATTTTCTGCGCAAGCTGTGGCTGCAACAGGGCCGCAAACGCCTGCTGATAAAAAACCCGGTTTACACAAGCCGCGTTGCGATGCTGCATAAACTCTATCCGGATGCGCTGTTTATCCACATTCAGCGCAACCCCTATGAAGTGTTTGAGAGCATGAGAAACTTTTACGCCAAGCTGTTCAAGCAACTGGCGTTGCAGCCCTATGGGCATGTGCATATTGATGAAGTGGTGCTGTCGGTTTATGAGCGCATCATGGGGTTGATTGACACCGAGTGGCCGTCCATTCCCGCGTCGCAACGCGTGGACGTTGCCTATGCCGATCTCGACCGCGCGCCAATAGCCGAGCTTGAGCGCATTTACACGAGCCTTGGCCTGCCGGGCTTTGATGCGGTGCGCCCGCGCTTCGAGGCTTATTTGCGGTCTGTGTCAGGCTTCAGGAAAAACAAGTTTGACTATTCCGACACATCCGCAAAATTGGTGGAGGCGCGTTTGGGCGTGTACCTGCAACGCGGACAGTACACGCGGCCCGGGTTGAATGCGGAGTAG
- a CDS encoding ABC transporter substrate-binding protein, whose translation MPWTHNLHSLLTSCARFVAGIMLVLAVLAMPAKAQVDPADAVAKVEALHAGLEQLMANGQTLGTGGSAEFIGSVVDTTYFLPGLTAQSIGPSTYRGYDEAEQALVVDAYRSFVVANYVSRFAKPLPISFESGDVEPGPGTALIVNTLLNRSSGDPVQLSYVVVASQSGEVGITDVLYDGVSEAARRRSELSSLARQSAQAVADALRKKSAQIVAGGP comes from the coding sequence ATGCCCTGGACCCACAACCTCCACTCTTTGCTCACAAGTTGCGCCCGTTTTGTGGCGGGCATCATGCTGGTTCTTGCTGTTCTGGCCATGCCGGCCAAAGCACAGGTTGACCCGGCGGACGCCGTTGCCAAAGTCGAGGCCCTTCATGCGGGGCTTGAGCAGCTTATGGCAAACGGTCAGACGTTGGGAACTGGGGGCTCTGCCGAGTTTATCGGCAGTGTGGTGGATACGACGTATTTCCTCCCTGGCCTGACCGCGCAGTCCATCGGCCCCTCGACGTATCGGGGCTATGACGAAGCGGAACAGGCACTGGTTGTTGACGCATATCGCAGCTTCGTGGTGGCCAACTATGTCAGCCGGTTTGCCAAACCCTTGCCCATAAGTTTTGAAAGCGGCGACGTGGAGCCTGGCCCCGGCACGGCGCTTATTGTGAATACGTTGCTCAACCGCAGTTCGGGCGACCCGGTGCAGTTGAGCTATGTGGTGGTTGCCTCGCAAAGCGGCGAGGTGGGCATCACGGATGTTCTGTATGACGGCGTCAGCGAGGCTGCACGCCGCCGCTCGGAGCTGTCGTCGCTGGCGCGCCAGAGTGCGCAGGCTGTGGCAGATGCATTGCGGAAAAAATCCGCACAGATAGTGGCAGGCGGCCCTTAG